From Stigmatopora argus isolate UIUO_Sarg chromosome 14, RoL_Sarg_1.0, whole genome shotgun sequence, the proteins below share one genomic window:
- the carhsp1 gene encoding calcium-regulated heat-stable protein 1, giving the protein MSSQARSSTPPMNPQGSPTTLSKESLFPPVCRHRDRSPSPLRGLNIPSPMPTRRNRTCSATAQAAAGPLFAGVCKCFSRAKGHGFITPADGGADIFVHISDIEGEYVPVEGDEVSYKLCSIPPKYEKVQAVEVTITHLKPGTKHETWNGNVVNS; this is encoded by the exons ATGTCGTCTCAAGCACGATCATCAACACCACCGATGAACCCTCAAGGATCACCAACAACTTTGTCAAAAG agtcTCTATTCCCTCCTGTGTGTAGACACCGTGACCGCTCACCTTCCCCCCTACGGGGCTTAAATATCCCAAGTCCTATGCCCACACGAAGGAACAGAACCTGTTCAGC AACGGCTCAAGCAGCAGCGGGTCCGCTATTTGCtggtgtgtgtaaatgtttttccCGCGCCAAAGGCCATGGCTTCATCACACCTGCTGATGGTGGTGCCGACATCTTTGTCCACATCTCAGA CATCGAGGGCGAGTACGTGCCAGTGGAAGGTGACGAGGTGAGCTACAAGTTGTGCTCCATCCCTCCAAAATATGAGAAGGTCCAGGCAGTCGAGGTGACCATCACCCACCTTAAGCCAGGAACTAAACATGAGACCTGGAATGGAAATGTCGTCAACAGCTGA